In a single window of the Metopolophium dirhodum isolate CAU chromosome 2, ASM1992520v1, whole genome shotgun sequence genome:
- the LOC132938808 gene encoding uncharacterized protein LOC132938808 — protein sequence MPRKRKGADLSRNTSKARKLRNNRSERTEEQIQQQNTDAHVRMAQLHQEEPEDTRAERNEIRRLEQRQSRRFTVKRRRTNDQQRQQVHRAFISDSFPRLAFQYEPDIEYYAHSKVVIGAMDKECPHCHALKFKNEPAGMCCASGKVQLPEIETPPEPLIGLLIGTDPDSNEFLKSIRRFNLCFQMTSFGATEIVRNTNANGQQFNSTFKIRGQVYHKMGSLLPMPNEPHQFLQIYFMGGDDSLSALANRVNVRCYYNNLDSLYARRIVGELDALLNEHNELLKIFKSHMHQLQSDNHAIVIKPDKTPAGEHFRRFNAPVVDDVAGIMVGDCTAAR from the coding sequence ATGCCAAGAAAACGCAAAGGGGCTGATTTGAGCCGCAATACAAGTAAAGCTCGAAAATTGCGAAATAACAGATCCGAAAGAACAGAAGAACAAATCCAGCAACAAAATACTGATGCACATGTCAGAATGGCGCAATTGCATCAAGAAGAGCCAGAAGATACACGAGCTGAACGCAATGAAATCAGAAGATTAGAACAACGACAATCACGCCGCTTCACAGTCAAAAGACGAAGAACAAATGATCAACAACGACAACAGGTACATCGAGCATTTATATCTGATTCATTCCCGCGTCTAGCATTCCAGTATGAGCccgatattgaatattatgctCATTCAAAAGTGGTAATTGGTGCTATGGACAAGGAATGTCCGCATTGTCATGCTCTGAAATTCAAAAATGAGCCAGCTGGGATGTGTTGCGCGTCAGGAAAAGTGCAACTACCTGAAATTGAAACACCACCTGAACCATTGATCGGCTTACTCATCGGCACGGATCCAGATTCTAACGAGTTTCTTAAGTCAATTCGAAGATTCAATTTATGCTTTCAAATGACATCGTTCGGAGCAACAGAAATAGTTCGAAATACTAATGCAAATGGTCAACAATTCAATTCTACATTCAAAATCAGAGGCCAAGTTTATCATAAAATGGGCTCACTGCTGCCAATGCCAAACGAACCACATCAATTCTTACAAATATACTTTATGGGCGGCGATGATTCCTTAAGCGCACTTGCCAATCGCGTGAATGtacgttgttattataataaccttGATTCACTTTATGCCAGGCGCATCGTCGGCGAGCTAGATGCTCTTTTGAACGAGCACAACGAgttgttgaaaatattcaaatcacATATGCACCAATTACAGAGCGATAATCACGCTATCGTCATTAAGCCTGATAAGACACCAGCTGGAGAGCATTTTCGTAGATTCAATGCACCCGTTGTTGATGATGTTGCTGGAATCATGGTTGGCGATTGTACAGCTGCACGATAA
- the LOC132939155 gene encoding uncharacterized protein LOC132939155, protein MDFQKVVHQILLLLFTIEISTTFGNHEEDLFELTSTSDSPGLQYELIGNGRACGSSWTVNTYMDLKFLNNSLRNIRQMLNSIELIAFKDISITLYQLKKHANRLENEIGLIVQMGRHNKKVKRSIEFGGTALKWMFGVADADDVRRYDSTIDKLENNEKDVMRIVHDQISILKSTIINFNDSVTSFNENKKIFDANMKEGKKKVNELIIEIAKEDRKIIILSSITLLENTIFELDMFISRLQRVISNVQNNVVDAFIITPDQLLSEIKNIQSILPDDLKIPVKFDEDNIQEIFKILSIEMHTINDRFIFSLKFPLCLIENFNVYYILPIYIPINEHGQFLHMTKNSMYLLMDKIMTKYFIWPDLNNCKVVDKIFVCGFNEIIHNCDTDPTCVTELLKNSLTKPPQCDTYISEFKTEMWYPSFFKNHWFFVCEKPTTITIICNKQSFTQKIKIKSSGKLYLKSGCIAYTSKGVLKTEQVLNQTYFSIPVDLSLTNDSCCNVFNFSNQAYPKPIHFDEIKNIKFNKDAFNTINKQLDQQDMLINSLIVDKTYAFIYTNKYLVVIIIVFLIYFIAKFYLNRKAKKLAIENINLSYNPPSSKN, encoded by the coding sequence atggactttCAGAAGGTCGTTCATCAAATACTGCTGTTGTTATTTACCATAGAAATTTCTACGACGTTTGGTAACCATGAAGAAGACTTGTTCGAATTAACATCAACCAGCGATAGCCCGGGTTTGCAGTACGAACTCATAGGTAATGGTAGAGCTTGCGGAAGTAGTTGGACAGTAAACACATAtatggatttaaaatttttaaataacagtcTTAGAAATATTAGACAAATGTTAAACTCAATTGAACTAATTGCGTTCAAAGACATTTCTATAACTTTGTATCAGTTAAAAAAACACGCGAACAGATTGGAAAACGAGATAGGTTTAATTGTACAAATGGGTAGACATAACAAAAAAGTTAAGCGATCTATTGAGTTTGGGGGTACGGCATTAAAATGGATGTTTGGAGTAGCCGATGCTGACGATGTACGAAGATATGATAGTACGATCGATAAATTAGAAAACAATGAGAAAGATGTTATGCGTATTGTTCATGATCAGATATCTATACTAAAAagcacaataattaattttaatgattccGTTACatcatttaatgaaaataagaaaatatttgatGCAAATATGAAAGAAGGCAAGAAAAAAGTGAACGAATTGATTATTGAGATAGCTAAGGAAGAcagaaaaatcattattctgAGTTCGATAACTCTTTTAGAAAACACTATATTTGAATTGGACATGTTTATTAGTAGGTTGCAAAGAGTAATTTCTAACGTACAGAATAATGTAGTAGATGCGTTTATAATAACACCTGACCAATTGCTTtcggaaataaaaaatattcagagtATACTCCCGGATGATTTGAAAATCCCTGTTAAATTTGATGAGGATAATATTcaagaaatattcaaaatattaagtattgaaaTGCACACAATAAATgacagatttattttttctttaaaatttcctCTGTGCCTTATAGAAAATTTCaacgtttattacatattacctatttacattcCAATTAATGAACATGGTCAATTTCTGCATATGACTAAAAATTCTATGTATTTGTTAATGGACAAAATAAtgaccaaatattttatatggccagatttaaataactgtaaagtagtggataaaatatttgtttgtggatttaatgaaattatacataattgtgACACGGACCCCACATGTGTAACAGAATTACTAAAAAATTCTTTAACTAAACCACCTCAATGTGATACTTATATCTCTGAATTCAAAACAGAAATGTGGTATCcctcatttttcaaaaatcattggtttttcGTATGTGAAAAACCCACTacaattactataatttgtaataaacagTCTTTcactcaaaaaattaaaattaaaagttctgGAAAGTTATACTTGAAGTCTGGGTGTATTGCTTACACCTCGAAAGGTGTACTAAAAACTGAACAAGtattaaatcaaacatatttctCAATTCCAGTAGACTTATCTCTTACAAATGATTCATGCtgtaatgtattcaatttttctaaTCAGGCCTATCCCAAACCTATCCACttcgatgaaataaaaaatattaaatttaataaagatgcgttcaatacaataaataaacaattagacCAACAAGATATGTTAATAAATTCGCTTATTGTAGATAAAACGTATGCATTTATatacacaaacaaatatttagttgtcataataatagtttttttaatatattttatagcaaaattttatttaaataggaaagcaaaaaaattagctatagaaaacattaatttaagttaCAATCCTCCaagttctaaaaattaa
- the LOC132938546 gene encoding uncharacterized protein LOC132938546: MWRQIQNVGLVENYINNANFAFHFRMLAALAYVPPDNVINAYEEILETQFYVENEDLLMLFLDYFEDTWVEKITGRRKTRRQPRHPIDIWNCHYSAKDGLPTTNNAVEGWHREFTSVIGASHPNIWKFIDGIKKVQNIEELKREQYIAGE, from the exons ATGTGGCGACAAATTCAAAATGTTGGTCTAgtcgaaaattatattaataatgctaACTTTGCTTTTCATTTTCGTATGTTAGCTGCTTTGGCCTATGTTCCACCAGATAACGTTATTAATGCATACGAAGAAATTTtagaaacacaattttatgttgAAAATGAAGACCTGTTAATGCTATTCTTGGATTATTTCGAGGATACCTGGGTAGAAAAAATAACAGGAAGACGAAAAACTCGACGACAACCAAGACATCCTATTGATATTTGGAATTGTCATTATTCAGCCAAAGATGGTCTTCCAACAACAAACAACGCTGTTGAAGGGTGGCACAGAGAATTTACATCTGTTATTg GAGCAAGCCACCCTAATATATGGAAATTCATTGATGGAATTAAGAAAGTTCAAAATATAGAAGAATTGAAACGAGAGCAGTATATTGCTGGAGAATAA
- the LOC132938809 gene encoding putative actin-fragmin kinase DDB_G0287957 has translation MNNSSEENISDEFETIARETLDRIIEIIENENNLEIDVNNTDSEIIDNIEIHNLDEELDTFNEEIINERIEIKPISSDILNKSLRLINLEEFENSPTTGTIRQGLRSNRNTIHTEYIQPKRIVKAKKMIGGTDMKPISALDAIKLIPNFSGQSEIYPFLHACEVIISTVDSEQHPFMLKMIAATKLSDRAFNVTRYKEIVEWGDMKIILLDAFETPYGAANLQIELNIVKTKHNETICAYNNRVEEIYQKLCNTVAIDKTPTEAKILRDNIREQSLVSYKNGLSDQIKFEVKTKNPTTLEQAMKIALITEKNIRTYNDVQDIFRANNTYSNRNTHQNRQFNNNNQNTAYNYRNNDNNNNINRNNTYDRNTNRNPNPRNNNFNVRRCHTCNREGHFSSQCRMNNVAYNSRPPNQNNFHENPN, from the coding sequence atgaacaatagTTCAGAGGAAAATATTAGCGACGAATTCGAAACTATAGCTAGGGAAACATTAGAtagaataattgaaataatcgaAAACgagaataatttagaaattgacGTAAATAATACTGATAGCGAAATAATTGACAACATAGAAATACATAACTTAGACGAAGAGTTAGACACATTTAACGAAGAAATAATTAACGAACGTATAGAGATCAAACCAATAAGTagtgatatattaaataaaagtttaagatTAATAAACCTAGAGGAGTTTGAAAATAGTCCTACTACTGGCACAATTCGCCAAGGTTTACGAAGTAATAGAAATACTATTCACACCGAATATATACAACCGAAAAGAATAGTCAAAGCTAAGAAAATGATAGGCGGTACCGATATGAAACCGATAAGCGCGTTAGacgcaataaaattaattcctaACTTTTCAGGACAATCCGAAATATATCCATTTTTACATGCCTGCGAAGTAATTATAAGTACGGTAGACTCAGAACAGCACCCTTTCATGTTAAAAATGATAGCAGCTACTAAACTATCAGACAGAGCTTTTAACGTAACCAGATATAAGGAAATTGTAGAATGGGgcgatatgaaaataatattgttagacGCATTCGAAACTCCCTACGGAGCAGCTAACTTACAAATCGaattaaacatagtaaaaacaaaacataatgaaaCCATATGCGCGTACAATAATAGAGTAGAAGAAATATATCAGAAACTATGTAACACGGTAGCCATAGACAAAACACCCACCGAAGCAAAAATATTACGTGACAATATTAGGGAACAATCGTTAGTCAGTTATAAAAACGGTTTAAGCGACCAAATAAAATtcgaagtaaaaacaaaaaatcctaCTACTCTCGAACAAGCAATGAAAATCGCGTTAATTaccgaaaaaaatattcgtacaTATAATGATGTACAAGACATTTTCCGCGCAAATAATACGTATAGCAATAGAAATACGCATCAAAATagacaatttaacaataataatcaaaacacaGCGTACAACTATCGTAACaacgacaataacaataatataaacagaaacaaTACCTACGATAGGAATACTAATAGAAACCCAAATCCGAGgaacaacaattttaatgttaGGCGTTGTCATACGTGCAATCGCGAAGGACATTTTTCGTCACAGTGCCGAATGAACAATGTCGCGTATAATAGTAGACCACCCAATCAGAATAATTTCCACGAGAATCCGAATTAA
- the LOC132938811 gene encoding uncharacterized protein LOC132938811 — MEKTRRRWKSSWKSANLHWPNSTHSTKRLTFEEMVTLTSRIEALLNSRPITPLSADPNDYRALTSGHFLIGHPMVEIPEKDVLDDLKTVSNVEYLSSLQRRKKWVDNQPNVNDDDLVLINMPNQPPIHWKLGHIQQVHPGADGVVRVATVRTEHGTLTRSIVKLAILPPDN; from the exons ATGGAGAAAACCAGGAGAAGATGGAAATCTTCTTGGAAAAGTGCAAATTTGCATTGGCCTAATAGTACCCATAGTACTAAACGGTTAACGTTTGAAGAAATGGTCACATTAACAAGTCGTATTGAAGCACTACTCAATTCTCGACCGATTACTCCATTGTCTGCTGATCCTAATGATTATCGTGCACTAACTTCAGGTCACTTTCTTATTGGTCATCCAATGGTTGAAATACCGGAAAAGGACGTACTTGACGACCTAAAAACTGTCTCAAACGTTG AGTACTTATCATCGTTGCAACGACGCAAAAAATGGGTAGACAATCAACCAAACGTCAATGATGACGATTTAGTATTGATAAACATGCCGAATCAACCACCTATACACTGGAAACTTGGTCACATACAACAAGTTCATCCAGGTGCAGATGGCGTGGTCCGTGTAGCCACAGTGCGTACCGAACATGGAACCCTAACACGATCAATAGTCAAACTAGCCATCCTTCCTCCTGATAATTGA